The nucleotide window GTTTAAGAGGCTGGCAAAAGTGCTTGGActggaaaagaagaagagcgtGGGAGCggggagaagagggagtATGTAAGACATTTGAGGACATTTATTCCATCTCCGGACATTCTTGATACATCTTCCCATTTGGTTTTTTAGAGCAAAAGTGATCATATTCTCCTGGACAATTTAGTGTCGTACTCTCTTTTGGTTCCAATCTCTTTATAGAATTCGTCGTACCGTGTCTGGCTCAGAGAGTCATCTTTTTCTTGGTTGAGCCGTATCTTATATGACTTCGTTGAAAGCTGTGATCTTTTATCTGTGTGTAGATATAACTTTTCATATGTAATCTACTCTTGCGTCTTCGTCTTTGTCCGAACATTCCAAGCTTTCATTCATTCACCAACGAATGATGACAGAGCGGTCTTGATACCGCGCGTGACATGGGACTAAATGATTTCTGTTTGCGAGCCAAGAGGTGCAAGAACAACGGAGGCATACGCGGACCATGCGGCAGTCGGTGCATTATTATTTGTTTGTACAAGTGCCCCGCATGGGGTATTCGGACATTGTCGCTCCTAATAACATACGAGTTGCATAACGGAGGAAGCCGTGGGAACTCGATGATGAGACGGGAGGGAGATCGATGCACAAGATGACCGGGAAACAAGTAGCCGTACAAGTCGAATTGGAAAACCACCTTTTGATTATTATTACTTCCGTCCTCCACATTCGCTCCGGCCTCCGTCCGTCGCCTCGTCACATGCCGGCGGGCCTCCGGCCCTCGCACCCCGTTTATAACAATAAAAACGATAATTCGAACAACAATTCTGGCGAGCTGCTCTCTTTCGACCACGCACAACTAACCTATACCACTGAAACATATAGCGCATATGCCCATCAGAGCTTTTACCCCTGGTCTTTCCCTTCGCCTTCGTCCACAGGCCAGGCTTCAGTCAAAGAGCTATACCACAGTTGGAGCCCACATCCCCCATGGCCATGCTCATCATGCTCACCATGCTCAGCGAGTCCCATATAAGAAACCTTCAGCGCTGAGAAAGTGGGGTATTCGCCTTGGTACGCTCTTTTTTGATCCTCACGTATAGTGAGCTCACTAGGCACTTATAGCCCTGGCCATCGCCTTTCCAGCCACATACGTTCTCGGAGCAGCATTTCCCCCTCAGTTGGTGCTTTTAATCTTCCCCCGCTTCTCGCCCCCGCCTCCGCACAAGGATAGTGTGAGGGGGAAAGCACACACGAATGACGTGGAAGACTGCATGCAAAAGCTCCAGCTGGTTGAAAATATGCGAAAGGAAATTCAGGCAGGCGGAGAATGGTACGAAACGAGTGAGTTATGCGCTGATCAATGTGAAAGGTTCGACTAGCTGACGGGcaaaaataaaataaaatTAGGACCTTATGACAAGTACGATCCTCAGAAAGTCCACAACTCGCTCACTGCCGGCACCCTCCGTGGTCCCGGTAAACTCGCCATCCCTCCTGTTCTTTTCGCCAAAAAAGATGAATCGGAAGCAGTCGGTGTGTTCTCCTCGACCGACTGGATCGTCGTCGATGATAGCTTTTGCTGACAAAAAGGCCTCTTGTTGTAAGCCATCATCCATCTTGGTAGAGCACTCTGCGGTCACGACGGTATCGTACACGGCGGTCTTCTCGCTACTGTCCTGGATGAGACGCTCGGCCGCAACGCCCTCCTTAACCTTCCGTCCCGTATCGGTGTCACCGCAAACTTGAACATCAACTATCGTTCCCCCTGTATGGCTGATCAATTTGTTGTCGTGAAGACTAAGCTGGTGGAATTGAAGGGAAGAAAGTGTACTGCCGAAGCCAGGATGGAGACACTGAACGGGGAGGTTGTGGCTGATGCAAAGTGGGTAAAACGTGTGATGAATCGAAACTGTATCCAGGGCTGATGTATCGTAGGGCGCTCTTCATTGAGCCCAAGTGGGCCCAGTTCCTTGCATCCTCTGGAGTTACAGAAGCGATGGGTCGACCACTCGCTCAGCCTGAAAATGAGCCTGGGCTGCTGGATAACGACGTTGAGAAGATTGTGTAAATTGTAAAAGCTTGTCTATGAAGGCGCGCGCTCAAAGACAGTTGTTTGCACGAGAACTTTTTACAGTTCTTTTATCAGGCAACAATCAAGTTTTGTAGTGTGGTAGAATAGAGGCCAGTCATATTTTGGCTTCTTATTAAGAGAATAAGACAACCTGTAGATGCTTTTGGAGACCAGGACTGTCGAGAAGCCATATCGGTGATGCATATCATCTCACCCAGTATACTAGTTGCGATAATTTTTGAGTATATcacttcttttcccttAAATCTGCCTATTGTATGTACATCTCTCTAAAATCCAATAAATCCAACAAATTATACTgatggaaaaagaaaaaaaaaaaaaaaaaaaaaaaaacaacGGTTTGCTTTCAAAAGCATAACAACCCAAAGTCTAAATCACTAAATGGAATCAACTGACGATAACAAAGACCATCccggaatgaaaaaaaaaaaatcgAAATTATGCTGAATCCGCTCTAAACATCCACGCGTCCACCACCGGGAGCGGCATCACCCGTGGTGGCATGAGGGTCGACCTTTTCAGTGGTGCTGGACTCACGGCCGTTGCTGGTCGCAATGTCGGCAATGACGACATCCCCAGAGGAAAGTTGGGGCTTGGAGTCAATTCGGTGAAGACGGAGCTCGGGATCTGTGCCAACTGGATGGAAAAAGCGTCAGCGGGAATGTTCACGGCAGGGAATtacaataataataataataaaaatAATAAAAAAAACTTGCCATAGTCGTAGGCAAACTCGCCGAGGTAAGCATCGTCGATACCGATGATTTCGGCTTCTTCGCTAGCTCTCAACCTCAATCCGGGGATGAAATGGAGCAACCAGCAGATGATGGTGGTCATGACAAAAGTGTAAGCGAACCCAGCTGTCAAATCGGCCATCTGGTATCCTGCCTGTATCCAGTTATGGCTGACCCAGCCTCCGGGAATGTCGGTGATGCCGTCAAAGCCAGCCACTGAGCCTTGGGCAAATAGGCCGGTGAGGAAGCAGCCGACCATACCGCCAATACCGTGTGAGGCAAAGACATCAAGCGTCTCATCAACGCGAATGAGGAATTTGAGCTTGGTGGCAAAGTTACAGGCGATGGCGGTTATGGCGCCGATAGCAACTGCCGCGGGGGAACCCACGAAACCAGCGGCAGGGGTGATACCGACCAGACCAGAGATGGCACCGGAACAAAAGCCGACAGCAGACCATTTACGCTCGAGCCTGTAGTCCAAGAACATCCAGGTCAAACCGCCGATAGATGCAGAAAGGTTGGTGACGATGCAAGCCTGGACAGCCCTCAAGTTGGCGGAGAGGGCGGAACCACCGTTGAAGCCGAACCAACCGAACCAGAGGAAAACGGTCCCGATAACAACGAAGGCGGTATTGTGCGGCTTGTAGGCGAGTCGTTCAGTACCGTAGCCTCGTCGCTTGCCGAGGTACAAGGCGATAGCAAGCGAGGCGGTGCCGGACGAGATGTGGACCGGGGTACCACCGGCAAAGTCGAGACCGCCCATGATAAAAGACCAGCCGTTGGGGTTCCATGTCCAGCAAGCAAGAGGACAGTAGACGAGGGTGAGCcagcagaagaggaagaccATGACGGGGCCGATACGAGATCGTTCGGCGAAACCACCGATGGCGATGACACCGGTGATGACCTTTTTAACAGTCTACATCAGCTTTGTTGTACCTTGGGGCACTGTTTTTAACTCACGCAGAACATGCACTGGTAGATACAAAAGACAAGAGCAGGGATTCGGTCAGAACCGGCTGAAGGCTGGGCCAAAACTCCCTTTAGACCAAAGTACCGCAAGTCGCCAATGTATCTGATATACCACTGTCAGTCTTTTACCTGTATCGGAAATATGATGGTGGATTAACCAACTCACTTGGAACCAGTATCAGAGAAGGTGAGGGAGTAACCTGTGAATATTTTCGGGGTCAGCGTCAACTTTTTGCCTGCTGTgttcttttcctctttttctgTTACGCGgaaaatggaaaaaaaaaaaaaaaaaaaacttaccCCAGAAGAACCATTGGAAAGACCCGACAGCCACACCAGCCATAGATAGGAAGATCATTGATAATGCATTCTTCCGTCTTAACAGACCAGAGTAGAAGAGACCGACACCGGGAACCATGATCCAGACGAGGGCCATGGCGACGATGACTATACGGATGGGGTGTGTGTCAGCTACGTTATCCGACAGTCGGGAATGAAAAACCAAAGGAAGGATGATGCGACGCACCGAAAGACATATCACCGAGATTGTAGAGATACTGTGTACCATCGTCGGCAGTGTAGATCATGTCCGAAGACGATTCTGTATAGGTCACGTTGACCATGTTGAATGACAATTTGCAGTTGGCGTTTGTGTGTGGTTGCGAGATggaaaaagcaaaaaaaaaaaggttAATGAGTTGTGTGCGTTGAAAGAAAAAGAATGGAaagaaagatggaaaagagaTAACATGAATTGACATTACATTGGAATAAGTATTGAGGGGGGGCAGGGAGGACGATAAAGGGGGGAAGGAAAGTGTAAGATGACAGAGGAGGGGGGGATAGATACCACAGCAAGTGACGGCTACCCCTCATTGGCCAGTTCGATCGATCCTTATCTATCTCTGCCACTGGAGGATTGACGGAGCTCAGGAGATGCCGACGACTGGCATTTACGGCGTCTCTTCATTGTTATTACGTATTTTGCATTTTCGCTTCTCAGCCATCTTGCAGACTCGCAAATAGCCCAACCGACACGAATAGGGAAAACTGCAAAAACGCCAAATACAAAACGCAAAAAGCATCGAGATtagggaaaaaaaaaaaaaaaaacctGTACAGGAAAGATACGCCAACAAGCCAAGACATGTGTCGTACTACAAACGTCGCGAGCGTTCTTATCTATGGGACTTATCAGCCCCATGACGCGCATCTCATTGGCCAGGATAAAAAATATGCGGCAAAAGCCGATTACGCGGAAGCGCCGAGGGTTAAGTAATAATAGAGAAGATGATCGGGAACGTGCGGAATGTGTTGTGCCATTATTATCGTGGGCCTGTGGTTGGTGGAGATTAAAGGTTTCAAAAGTTGCGAGTGTACGGAGTATGTAACTGACAACTGATAGCTTGCGGCTCTGGGATAGGtcaagaagaggatggcATCATCAAGAGTTGTAATCACACAAAGAGGTAAGGGTTGTTCATATTTTTATTCCCCAAAACACGGATACATGAACGAGGGCGACTTGCCGGAAAAAAGTATGGCCAAATACTAATCCGTAATTACTGACAGGGTGATGCTCCGCGCGCGCGATTCTTGGAATGGTGATACAGAAAATGATCGTGAATGGAAGATGTCGATTGTATGTGTCGATTATCATAAAATCTATAGTTGTTGAAAGAAAATGCAGAAGCAACGTATAATGATggagatgaaaagaaaCGCGTTGTAAAGGCGGATGGCAATAAGCGAAGATGTGCGATGGAATCAGCTGACGGTGTAACGGTGACGCCGGTGACATTCGAAAATAATAATTATTCTTGGCAAATGGGGCAGAGACCaagtaaaaaaaaaaaaaaaaaagggaaaaagagTAGGATCATCTCGACCGTCTCAACAGTCTCCGAGCTACGGCCACACCTCCGAATACAGGACCTTTCAGCATGTCGATATCGACTCCAAATAGAAAGACGACGCCGCCCGAGCTGCAGCCGCTTGTGGAGGACGCGACGAGTGGGGCGACGGCGAGCTCGTTCAGTTCGTTCCGGGACAAGATGGTGCGGGCGCTGAGTCCGAACAGGGATAGCGGCGGGGAGATGCGCGGTGGGAGACGGCCCAGCTGGGGCGGTGAGTTGTTTCCTGCTGATACATGGTTTTGTTTGGTGGATGTTATTTTGTGGGGGAGTTGTGGGGGGGAGCTGGCCAATCAGCGTGCAgccccccccccccccctGCTTTCCCGACGTCCAGATAACGGGATACGCAAAGATAGGCTcgggggggggggagggggggaGGCATGAgaggggggggggagaGGCAGGGGGAGCACGGGGAGCACGGGGATAGCGAGTGGCCGGCAACATCATCTCGTTATCGCCGTCACTTATCGCGTCTCGCCACATTTCTTTTAATCGCACGCTTCCACTTTTTTCCACTCCAGCTAACCCGTCACAGCAACCATGTCCTTCGCCGAAGAACGCGGCCGCCAGCCACTCCATGTCGTGCGTCCACCACTCACACACACTGTGCATCCGCTCATCTCCTCTAGGTCTCGACAGGCAGGGGCGGCGCAGGCAACCTCGTAGCCCACCCGATCCTCGACGACGGCTTCGTACCCGGCGCAGAACGGGGCCGTGAGCTCTCGCCACACCCGAGCACCAACGACCATGTAGTTGCTCTTACACATACTAAAAAAAAGATTGCGCTGACAATCATCTAGGTAACCCATTCAGGCCGCGGAGGCGCAGGGAACATCCGCCCCTCGTCCCACTCGCGCACCCGCGACGAAATCAAGCAAGACGCCGAGGAGGAGGCCCTCCAAGAACAGCTCATTGCCGATGCGCGCGGTCGGCAGGCCGAGCAGGGCTTCTCCACCGGTCGTGGTGGTGTCGGCAACATCTCCAGAAGCAGGAGCCGGTCCAAGGCGAGGACGCCTAGACGTGAGAGTTCGAGTTCGACGACGCGCCGAGACGGAAGTGCGCTCGGTCTCGGAAGGAGGACGACGAGGGAGACGGTCACCACGGGAAGGGGAGGAATCGGTAACATTTcagaagaaagagagaagaatTCAATCGAGCTCGAAAAGGTACTCCTTCTATCACTACTCTCCAAGTTCGGGGCTTATAACTCATTTATTAGGAGCGTGCGCAAAATCAGTACGAAGCGAATGTGCTCGCCAGGTATACCACCAACGAAGCTGCCCACCCTCACGCATACGCTACAGGTAAAGGCGGCGCCGGCAACGTCGTGACCCCAGGTCCTCGCTCTGCCGCCGAACCTGATATAGCCGCGTTAAACTTGGAAGAtagagaggaaagagatgCACATGCCAAAGTGCATGCCAACGAGACTGGGTA belongs to Cryptococcus gattii WM276 chromosome I, complete sequence and includes:
- a CDS encoding ammonium transporter, putative (Similar to TIGR gene model, INSD accession AAW45844.1); the protein is MVNVTYTESSSDMIYTADDGTQYLYNLGDMSFVIVAMALVWIMVPGVGLFYSGLLRRKNALSMIFLSMAGVAVGSFQWFFWGYSLTFSDTGSKYIGDLRYFGLKGVLAQPSAGSDRIPALVFCIYQCMFCVITGVIAIGGFAERSRIGPVMVFLFCWLTLVYCPLACWTWNPNGWSFIMGGLDFAGGTPVHISSGTASLAIALYLGKRRGYGTERLAYKPHNTAFVVIGTVFLWFGWFGFNGGSALSANLRAVQACIVTNLSASIGGLTWMFLDYRLERKWSAVGFCSGAISGLVGITPAAGFVGSPAAVAIGAITAIACNFATKLKFLIRVDETLDVFASHGIGGMVGCFLTGLFAQGSVAGFDGITDIPGGWVSHNWIQAGYQMADLTAGFAYTFVMTTIICWLLHFIPGLRLRASEEAEIIGIDDAYLGEFAYDYVGTDPELRLHRIDSKPQLSSGDVVIADIATSNGRESSTTEKVDPHATTGDAAPGGGRVDV
- a CDS encoding mitochondrion protein, putative (Similar to TIGR gene model, XP_567360.1); its protein translation is MPIRAFTPGLSLRLRPQARLQSKSYTTVGAHIPHGHAHHAHHAQRVPYKKPSALRKWGIRLALAIAFPATYVLGAAFPPQLVLLIFPRFSPPPPHKDSVRGKAHTNDVEDCMQKLQLVENMRKEIQAGGEWYETRPYDKYDPQKVHNSLTAGTLRGPGKLAIPPVLFAKKDESEAVAIIHLGRALCGHDGIVHGGLLATVLDETLGRNALLNLPSRIGVTANLNINYRSPCMADQFVVVKTKLVELKGRKCTAEARMETLNGEVVADAKALFIEPKWAQFLASSGVTEAMGRPLAQPENEPGLLDNDVEKIV